The following are encoded together in the Thalassoroseus pseudoceratinae genome:
- a CDS encoding sulfotransferase, whose amino-acid sequence MLRFPGKEYLRNTFLDRVRKRLECVFVLSTGRVGTESLTNLLNLSHRIHACHEPRPRMRSETKLAYQNPSMSSLFVKDYLNHRYFRRPDTSPMKSCVKQDLIYVETSNRLTYLAPALAQFFPKSKFIFLHRDPPAVIRSIMRRGYYQGHEWDDYRIQPRTNDPFSPKWDIFDEFQKCCWYWRAVNEFCIECINTIEESRTFNLRSSALFAQDVDSIGRLFRWLKVAPPSDTSVLDATSVSYNAQNQGAFPEWEDWSQEQRTTMLSIVAPINEMLGYRYQTDDFGTP is encoded by the coding sequence ATGCTCAGATTCCCGGGGAAAGAATATCTTCGCAATACGTTCTTGGACCGAGTCCGAAAACGTTTAGAATGTGTGTTTGTGTTATCGACTGGACGAGTTGGAACTGAATCACTCACAAATTTGCTCAACCTGTCACATCGAATACACGCATGTCATGAGCCTCGCCCCAGAATGCGAAGCGAAACGAAGCTAGCCTATCAAAACCCCTCAATGTCATCACTGTTCGTCAAAGATTATTTGAATCATCGATATTTTCGGCGGCCTGACACTAGTCCAATGAAATCCTGTGTGAAACAGGACCTTATCTATGTTGAGACATCAAACCGCCTTACCTACTTAGCACCGGCGTTAGCCCAATTTTTCCCGAAATCAAAATTCATTTTTTTACATCGAGACCCACCGGCTGTCATTCGGTCGATCATGCGAAGAGGATATTACCAAGGCCATGAGTGGGATGATTATCGAATTCAGCCCCGGACAAACGATCCTTTTTCTCCAAAGTGGGATATATTCGATGAGTTCCAGAAGTGCTGTTGGTATTGGCGAGCAGTCAATGAATTCTGCATTGAATGTATCAATACAATTGAGGAATCCCGAACGTTCAACTTGCGAAGTTCCGCATTATTCGCGCAAGACGTTGACTCCATTGGACGACTATTCCGTTGGTTAAAGGTAGCGCCGCCCTCCGACACTTCGGTACTGGATGCGACGTCGGTTTCATATAACGCTCAAAATCAGGGCGCGTTTCCCGAATGGGAAGACTGGAGCCAAGAACAGCGAACTACCATGCTAAGTATCGTCGCCCCAATAAACGAGATGTTAGGTTACCGCTATCAAACCGATGATTTTGGGACTCCGTGA
- a CDS encoding glycosyltransferase, with protein sequence MQVIIPTHGRPDLLDRTLSSLAECELPDDYAGCIVAENGGQQGAEEAVRNADTRLNCRYFYHEQGNKSTTLNEVLKHFSLQDWIVLFDDDVRFSPMTLQKYAEAIDGLSSGKFFCGPVAIDYEQRPPEWLIEFLPPSAKGWEWDAEIPITTPVALGANWVVHPKDVLAVGGFDARFGPGSISRATGQERSLQQRLIARGIQGQYISNAKIWHYVPRERCSVEWVVDRHFRNNVSTGQNRDTSGCAPFFGYPRWLVRKYLTAYAQYLLRAPFSDALTRFHLRLDLAQIRGQLVGGKRRAIEDDSMAIVGSSD encoded by the coding sequence ATGCAAGTAATCATTCCCACGCACGGTCGGCCGGATTTGTTGGATCGGACTCTCTCGTCTTTAGCCGAGTGCGAGTTGCCGGATGATTACGCAGGCTGCATCGTCGCCGAGAATGGTGGTCAGCAGGGAGCTGAAGAGGCCGTGCGAAACGCCGATACACGGCTAAATTGCCGCTACTTTTACCATGAACAAGGCAATAAGAGCACTACGCTCAACGAAGTCCTCAAGCATTTTTCGCTGCAGGACTGGATCGTACTTTTTGATGACGACGTTCGCTTCAGCCCGATGACTCTCCAGAAGTATGCAGAAGCGATTGACGGTCTGTCATCGGGGAAATTCTTCTGCGGGCCGGTAGCAATCGATTATGAACAGCGTCCGCCCGAATGGCTGATCGAATTCCTGCCGCCGTCCGCTAAAGGTTGGGAGTGGGATGCAGAAATCCCTATTACAACGCCGGTTGCCCTCGGAGCCAATTGGGTGGTGCACCCGAAAGACGTACTCGCCGTCGGTGGGTTCGACGCAAGGTTCGGACCGGGAAGCATATCCCGAGCCACCGGACAAGAGCGTTCGTTGCAACAGCGATTGATTGCGCGAGGGATCCAGGGACAGTATATCTCCAACGCAAAAATCTGGCACTATGTGCCAAGAGAACGATGTTCTGTGGAATGGGTTGTCGATCGACATTTTCGCAACAATGTCTCCACCGGGCAAAATCGCGATACGAGCGGCTGTGCTCCATTCTTCGGATACCCTCGTTGGTTGGTACGGAAATACTTGACGGCCTATGCCCAGTATCTATTGCGAGCACCGTTTTCTGATGCGTTGACGCGATTTCATCTCCGGCTAGATTTAGCACAGATTCGCGGACAGTTGGTCGGTGGAAAAAGACGTGCAATTGAAGACGATTCGATGGCGATTGTTGGGAGCTCAGATTAA